A single Dehalococcoidales bacterium DNA region contains:
- a CDS encoding electron transfer flavoprotein subunit alpha/FixB family protein — MAEYKGVMIFGEVREGKLAAVTTELLGCGRNLADALGQELYCLLVGNDITSLAGEAIAYGADRVYVVDTPPMKDYDTDLYLSVSEKVARQVMPCIVLFGQTAIGRDLGPCLAFRLGTAISTDCVELAIEPGSKLLLQTKPVYGDNARATFTCESYPQMATVRARVMSSPERDGSREGQIINVEASLDAPSVRTKVIKRVVEESTGIKLEDANVVVCGGRGIGSAEGFKKLEKLAEILKGAVGASRPPCDNGWVSNSLLVGLTGKIIAPDLYIAVALSGSSQHMTGCSGARNIVAINKDPEANIFKEATLGIIGDWEELLPVFTNKIEELMAGRKKDR; from the coding sequence TTGGCTGAATATAAAGGGGTGATGATCTTCGGCGAAGTCAGAGAGGGGAAACTGGCGGCAGTAACTACGGAACTGCTGGGCTGCGGCCGGAACCTGGCTGATGCGCTGGGTCAGGAATTATATTGCCTGCTGGTAGGCAATGATATCACCAGCCTGGCCGGGGAAGCAATTGCCTATGGCGCAGACAGGGTATACGTAGTCGATACCCCACCAATGAAGGACTACGACACAGATTTATATCTATCAGTCTCGGAAAAGGTAGCGAGGCAGGTAATGCCCTGCATTGTACTTTTCGGACAGACCGCTATCGGCCGTGACCTGGGGCCCTGCCTGGCCTTCCGGCTGGGTACGGCAATCTCCACGGACTGCGTCGAGCTGGCTATCGAACCTGGCTCAAAACTGTTGCTACAAACCAAGCCTGTTTACGGTGACAATGCCCGGGCTACCTTTACCTGTGAGTCCTATCCCCAGATGGCTACGGTTAGAGCCAGGGTAATGTCCTCTCCGGAGCGAGACGGTTCCAGAGAGGGGCAGATTATTAATGTTGAGGCTTCCTTAGACGCTCCGTCCGTAAGAACTAAGGTAATCAAGAGGGTGGTCGAAGAATCGACAGGGATAAAGCTTGAGGATGCTAACGTGGTAGTCTGCGGAGGCAGAGGCATCGGCAGCGCTGAAGGTTTTAAGAAGCTGGAGAAACTGGCTGAGATATTGAAGGGTGCCGTGGGTGCCAGTAGACCGCCATGCGACAACGGCTGGGTGTCGAATAGCCTGCTAGTCGGCCTGACGGGTAAGATCATCGCCCCCGACCTTTATATCGCTGTTGCCCTCTCCGGCTCCAGTCAGCATATGACCGGTTGCTCTGGAGCTAGGAATATCGTGGCGATAAACAAAGACCCCGAAGCTAACATATTCAAGGAAGCGACGCTGGGGATAATCGGGGACTGGGAGGAGTTGCTGCCCGTTTTTACCAACAAGATTGAGGAACTAATGGCAGGACGGAAAAAGGACAGGTAG
- a CDS encoding (Fe-S)-binding protein, producing METSAHLVTPLKEVADIINEEGGEILNLCYQCGTCTAVCPWNRVRDFIVRRIIRRGQLGLIDFEGEDIWLCATCNSCVKRCPRGVEIVDVMRALRRVVTEMGIARVPDSLRLTIKNISATGNPLGEAPDKRADWAKDLDVKPYSEGTEILYFPCCIPEYDASVRRVARAAVNILKKAGVDFGIPGSKVNCCGESVRKAGDEKVFERLARSNIRTFAEMGVKKVVTSSPHCYHTFRNEYPGLGGDFETIHLSQYLLELIRENRLSFSREVNKKVAYHDPCYLGRYNDIYEEPRQVLESIPGLELIELPDCRENSLCCGGGGGRIWMETKSGERFSDMRVEQALAAGADVLAVACPYCMLNFDDSVTTMEKGDFIEIRSISELVSEAI from the coding sequence ATGGAGACGAGCGCACATCTGGTAACTCCGCTCAAAGAAGTGGCGGACATCATAAATGAGGAAGGCGGCGAAATCCTCAATCTATGCTACCAGTGCGGTACCTGCACGGCAGTGTGCCCGTGGAATAGGGTGAGGGATTTTATCGTCCGCCGTATAATACGCCGGGGCCAGCTGGGCCTGATTGATTTCGAAGGTGAGGATATATGGCTGTGTGCTACCTGCAACAGCTGCGTGAAGCGATGCCCCCGCGGTGTGGAAATAGTAGACGTTATGCGGGCCCTGCGCCGGGTCGTTACCGAGATGGGTATTGCCCGGGTCCCCGATTCACTACGACTCACCATCAAGAATATCTCCGCAACGGGCAATCCGTTAGGCGAAGCTCCGGATAAGCGGGCCGATTGGGCCAAAGACCTTGACGTGAAGCCATATAGCGAGGGAACCGAGATATTGTACTTCCCCTGCTGCATCCCGGAATATGATGCCAGTGTTCGGAGGGTGGCCCGGGCTGCCGTCAATATCCTGAAAAAAGCCGGAGTCGACTTCGGTATACCGGGTAGTAAGGTAAACTGCTGTGGTGAAAGTGTCCGTAAAGCCGGCGACGAGAAGGTCTTCGAGCGCCTCGCCAGGAGTAACATCCGTACTTTTGCCGAAATGGGAGTTAAAAAGGTGGTTACCTCATCCCCACACTGCTACCACACCTTCAGGAATGAATATCCCGGGCTGGGAGGTGACTTCGAGACTATTCATTTATCCCAGTATCTGCTTGAACTTATCAGGGAAAACCGCTTAAGCTTTAGCAGAGAAGTAAACAAAAAGGTTGCCTATCACGACCCCTGCTATCTGGGGCGTTATAACGATATCTACGAGGAGCCGCGCCAGGTACTGGAGAGCATCCCCGGTCTGGAATTGATCGAACTGCCGGATTGTCGGGAAAACAGCTTGTGTTGCGGTGGCGGCGGCGGCCGGATATGGATGGAAACCAAAAGCGGCGAGAGGTTTTCCGACATGCGAGTAGAACAGGCTCTTGCTGCAGGCGCTGATGTCCTGGCCGTGGCATGCCCCTACTGTATGCTCAACTTCGACGATAGCGTGACGACTATGGAAAAGGGTGATTTTATCGAGATCAGGAGTATTTCAGAATTAGTAAGCGAAGCAATCTAG
- a CDS encoding NAD(P)/FAD-dependent oxidoreductase yields the protein MAHRVDVTIIGAGVVGLAVASMVAKGRREVYLLEKNEKFGQEQSSRNSEVVHAGIYYDRGSLKAKLCLEGNSLLYELCEKNGIACRKCGKIIVATNEMESRELEKLYLRGRDNGVPLQMLSGKEMRQLEPNLKGMAAFLSPTTGIVDSYALMNYFFARARENGVQVVYKTEVNGIEKQPDGYQISVNDASGDFSFISRVIINCAGLYSDKVAEMAGIDLEEAGYHLHWCKGEYYSVSGVKNKLLNRLIYPVPTDISVGVHVCFDVDWRLRLGPHFYYVDEIGYKVDDSRKYAFLESSMMKALPFIEPSDLAPETSGILAMLQDKGEGQRDFVIEHEYKRGLPGFVNLVGIESPGLTSSPAIAGYVSRLVDEILGS from the coding sequence ATGGCGCATCGAGTTGATGTTACTATCATTGGGGCTGGCGTAGTCGGGCTGGCCGTAGCTTCAATGGTAGCAAAGGGTCGTAGAGAGGTCTATCTGCTGGAGAAAAATGAAAAGTTCGGACAGGAACAGAGCTCCCGTAACAGCGAGGTCGTTCATGCCGGTATCTACTATGACAGAGGTTCCTTGAAAGCGAAGCTGTGTCTGGAAGGCAACAGCCTTTTATACGAACTCTGTGAAAAGAACGGGATAGCCTGCCGGAAATGTGGCAAAATAATCGTCGCCACTAACGAGATGGAATCCCGTGAATTAGAAAAGCTATATCTAAGAGGCCGGGATAACGGTGTCCCGCTGCAAATGCTTTCCGGTAAGGAAATGAGACAGCTCGAGCCGAATTTGAAAGGAATGGCCGCATTCCTCTCACCGACTACAGGTATCGTAGACTCTTATGCCCTGATGAACTACTTTTTCGCCAGGGCCAGGGAAAACGGCGTGCAGGTAGTGTATAAGACCGAGGTCAACGGCATAGAAAAACAGCCCGATGGCTATCAAATCAGTGTCAATGATGCGTCAGGTGATTTTTCCTTCATAAGCAGGGTAATCATAAATTGTGCCGGACTGTATAGCGACAAAGTGGCTGAGATGGCGGGGATAGATTTGGAAGAGGCGGGATATCACCTGCACTGGTGTAAAGGGGAGTATTACAGTGTAAGCGGCGTTAAGAATAAGCTGCTTAACAGGTTGATATACCCTGTGCCTACGGATATCAGTGTCGGGGTGCATGTTTGCTTCGACGTTGATTGGAGACTACGTCTCGGCCCTCATTTCTACTACGTTGACGAGATAGGCTATAAGGTTGATGACTCCAGGAAGTACGCCTTTCTGGAGTCAAGCATGATGAAAGCCCTGCCGTTTATCGAGCCGTCTGATTTAGCCCCCGAGACATCAGGCATACTGGCGATGCTTCAGGATAAAGGAGAGGGCCAGCGTGACTTCGTAATAGAACATGAGTACAAAAGAGGGCTACCCGGTTTCGTTAATCTGGTTGGTATAGAATCACCGGGACTAACCTCATCACCAGCAATCGCCGGTTATGTCAGCCGGCTGGTGGATGAGATACTGGGTAGTTGA
- a CDS encoding electron transfer flavoprotein subunit beta/FixA family protein, giving the protein MTAVRMIVCCKQVPDPEAPPESFRINPELNRIVLPPGVSAVIDPYAERALEAALRVKDDQGGTITVLSLGTNLLPDVVIKPLSMGADELILLDDEAFAGGDSWSTAYALSMAIKKVGDYDLIFCGRQASDWDAGQVGPGIAEMLGLPLVTIARKITVGNGKATVEKVTDDGYEVVEVSLPALVTVSNEVGEPRYPTIKGIMGARKKEPVIWKPDDIGAESSWIGAAGCRTKLLKLFQPVHEGKCEIIEGDSPGEAIANLVAKLKEARIV; this is encoded by the coding sequence ATGACCGCCGTCAGAATGATCGTCTGCTGTAAGCAGGTACCCGACCCCGAAGCACCGCCGGAGAGCTTCAGGATTAACCCCGAACTTAACAGAATAGTGCTACCGCCGGGCGTATCGGCAGTAATTGACCCTTATGCTGAACGTGCTTTGGAAGCGGCGCTCAGAGTTAAGGATGATCAGGGAGGCACAATCACCGTACTGAGCCTGGGTACCAACCTCTTACCGGATGTGGTAATAAAACCCCTGTCCATGGGGGCTGATGAGCTAATCCTGCTCGATGACGAAGCCTTCGCCGGGGGTGATAGCTGGTCAACAGCCTATGCACTATCGATGGCCATCAAAAAAGTAGGCGACTATGACCTTATCTTCTGCGGCCGGCAGGCTTCGGATTGGGACGCCGGGCAGGTGGGCCCGGGCATCGCTGAGATGCTGGGGCTGCCCCTCGTAACCATCGCCAGAAAGATAACGGTCGGCAACGGGAAGGCAACGGTTGAGAAGGTCACCGATGATGGATATGAAGTGGTTGAGGTATCCCTGCCCGCCCTGGTCACGGTAAGCAATGAAGTCGGTGAGCCCCGGTACCCTACCATAAAGGGAATAATGGGGGCCAGGAAGAAAGAGCCGGTTATCTGGAAACCAGACGACATCGGGGCCGAATCTTCCTGGATAGGTGCCGCGGGTTGCCGCACGAAGCTGCTGAAGCTATTCCAGCCGGTTCACGAAGGGAAATGTGAAATCATCGAAGGTGACAGCCCCGGGGAAGCGATAGCTAACCTGGTTGCAAAACTGAAGGAAGCCAGAATAGTATGA